A stretch of the Saccharolobus caldissimus genome encodes the following:
- a CDS encoding metallopeptidase TldD-related protein, translating to MIENIKYHESVIEAEYADEGYSVISYEHSYTLNRALSGSKWIVYRGEKIKEDNQRIKEFDTCKSFFHESINSWTDKEHFIDILSKINVNESSQVKIVSKKITRSININDQTECVEEKVVNYVRYNEMSFSYTGNPKDIPSIIEYLKTNEMQYPSKRILTESGRLTFILDSEIVATIFHYILTYFLKGSSPKFKFNERIFGEITVYDNPLNTFSASFSVFDDEGVRTKKKEIIGDGIIVNYLGTLTSKYGEPGNARGILPKPDYFTVEVKHGDWSLNELIEESKGSYVAIGVKKSELIQNSIRITPRNIIKIGQGSVFFREIAIPLQELVTIDAITKESRGVFIDEDHGGVTPYIRMKARAILF from the coding sequence ATGATAGAAAACATTAAGTATCATGAGAGTGTTATAGAGGCTGAATACGCAGATGAAGGTTATTCAGTTATTAGTTATGAGCATTCATATACGTTAAATAGGGCGTTAAGCGGTAGTAAGTGGATAGTTTATAGAGGGGAGAAAATAAAAGAAGACAATCAGAGGATTAAAGAATTCGATACATGTAAAAGTTTTTTTCATGAATCTATAAATTCTTGGACTGACAAAGAGCACTTCATAGATATTTTAAGTAAAATTAACGTAAATGAGTCTAGTCAAGTTAAGATAGTTAGTAAAAAAATAACTAGATCGATTAATATTAATGATCAGACCGAGTGCGTTGAAGAAAAAGTAGTCAATTATGTAAGATACAATGAGATGAGTTTCTCATATACTGGTAATCCTAAAGATATACCATCTATTATAGAATATTTAAAGACTAATGAGATGCAATATCCTTCAAAACGAATTTTGACAGAGAGTGGTAGACTAACTTTCATTCTTGATTCTGAAATAGTGGCAACTATATTTCATTATATTTTAACATATTTTCTAAAGGGCAGCTCACCTAAATTCAAATTTAATGAAAGAATCTTTGGAGAGATTACAGTATATGATAATCCTTTAAATACATTTTCTGCTTCATTCTCAGTGTTTGATGATGAGGGTGTAAGGACTAAAAAGAAGGAAATAATAGGTGATGGTATAATTGTAAATTATTTAGGGACTCTTACATCTAAATATGGAGAGCCAGGGAATGCTAGGGGTATTTTACCTAAACCAGATTACTTTACGGTAGAGGTTAAGCATGGTGATTGGTCATTAAATGAATTGATAGAAGAAAGTAAGGGTTCATATGTAGCAATTGGTGTTAAGAAATCAGAATTAATACAGAACAGCATAAGGATAACACCAAGAAATATAATTAAAATAGGTCAAGGTTCTGTATTCTTTAGGGAGATAGCAATTCCCTTGCAAGAACTGGTGACAATAGATGCCATTACTAAGGAAAGTAGAGGAGTTTTTATAGATGAAGATCATGGGGGTGTAACGCCATATATTCGAATGAAAGCGAGAGCGATATTATTTTAA
- a CDS encoding B12-binding domain-containing radical SAM protein produces the protein MTWDIVLTADKGSFTDYGGSSVLGYVACMPVRLVPRFFMEKFFTPDIPVDSEGRAIIAPYALRKVESILVHSGFNNVAVIPPNKVEKAIGPNTKVVGLTVHDPLGVNPVSFKLSMIFGGGPTWTAKYFEELGEKISKLKAKYNFKVIVGGPGSWELSKEIPDWVDTIFVGEAEVDLPPLIKSVFDGQEVPKIVYGKNPKVDQIPPIINPARLGEVQITRGCPRGCQFCPVTPETFRSIPLDIIKKEVEVNMKAGIRRVEFITDDVLLYGSQKLRVNHEAITKLFHETMEMGVDGIWFPHISAPAVRSSPQTVKAISEIARYDRNRAAAPVVGLETGSEKILNKYMRAKPFPWTPREWKDVILDATIIMNENYIYPCYTMTIGYPDETNEDVDQSINLVQSIIDHKLKAWIFPLPVIPMGVSYIRNNPFPALEKMPTRYWDLLYISWKYDLQITREMIPVLTGGISNKFIQKVVQYMIDRIFDSIEWIFLQLKETDGKYAYNFAKINLNNSIGVIKAIYWLFRLAFKPL, from the coding sequence ATGACATGGGATATAGTATTAACAGCTGATAAAGGGTCATTCACGGATTATGGAGGCTCAAGTGTATTAGGCTATGTAGCTTGCATGCCAGTTAGGCTAGTGCCTAGATTCTTTATGGAAAAATTCTTTACACCAGATATACCAGTAGATTCTGAAGGAAGGGCTATAATAGCACCATATGCGTTAAGAAAAGTGGAGAGCATATTAGTTCATTCTGGTTTTAATAACGTTGCAGTCATACCGCCAAATAAAGTTGAGAAAGCAATTGGCCCTAATACTAAGGTTGTAGGACTCACTGTACATGACCCTTTAGGAGTTAATCCAGTAAGCTTTAAACTAAGTATGATATTTGGAGGAGGACCCACATGGACTGCTAAATATTTTGAAGAGTTAGGCGAGAAAATATCTAAATTGAAAGCTAAATATAATTTTAAAGTAATCGTTGGAGGACCAGGAAGCTGGGAATTAAGTAAAGAAATACCAGACTGGGTAGATACTATATTTGTGGGTGAGGCAGAAGTAGATTTACCACCATTAATTAAGTCAGTATTCGATGGTCAAGAAGTACCTAAAATAGTATATGGTAAAAACCCTAAGGTTGATCAAATACCACCTATAATAAATCCGGCTAGACTAGGTGAGGTTCAAATAACTAGAGGTTGTCCTAGAGGTTGCCAGTTTTGTCCCGTAACTCCAGAAACATTTAGATCAATTCCATTAGATATTATTAAAAAGGAAGTAGAGGTGAACATGAAAGCTGGTATTAGAAGGGTAGAGTTCATAACTGACGATGTGCTGCTCTATGGCTCACAAAAATTAAGGGTTAATCATGAAGCAATAACTAAACTATTTCACGAGACTATGGAGATGGGAGTAGATGGAATATGGTTTCCGCACATTTCCGCACCCGCAGTTAGATCAAGTCCTCAAACAGTAAAGGCTATATCAGAAATTGCCAGATATGATAGGAATAGAGCTGCTGCACCAGTAGTAGGTTTAGAAACCGGTAGTGAAAAGATACTTAATAAATATATGAGGGCTAAACCATTTCCGTGGACTCCTAGGGAGTGGAAGGACGTAATATTAGATGCTACAATAATAATGAATGAAAACTACATATATCCCTGTTATACTATGACAATAGGTTATCCAGATGAAACTAATGAGGATGTTGACCAATCGATCAATTTAGTTCAATCCATCATAGATCATAAATTAAAAGCGTGGATATTCCCATTACCAGTAATACCGATGGGAGTGTCATACATTAGGAACAATCCTTTCCCAGCACTAGAAAAAATGCCCACTAGGTATTGGGATTTATTATACATTTCATGGAAATATGACCTACAAATTACTAGAGAAATGATTCCAGTTCTAACTGGAGGAATCAGTAATAAGTTCATACAAAAGGTAGTACAGTACATGATAGATAGAATTTTCGATAGCATAGAATGGATATTCTTACAATTAAAGGAGACGGATGGTAAATATGCTTATAATTTTGCTAAAATTAATCTTAATAACTCTATAGGGGTTATAAAGGCAATCTATTGGCTATTTAGATTAGCTTTTAAACCTCTCTAA
- a CDS encoding DUF790 family protein, whose translation MLPSELARFKIEGEKVFPIFATDEDTEVAEEVINTFRVGKKIIDILDDIKYLSKIYDHKLVKGLAKTFLKYCKVESESKIDYRELRRQLFIRGPVISEEERVKAIEEVKQMFHLDPIKLMYGDLEEERRIIEVAQLSPTDLLKVYNLSLLQTIIFNAYKMTVIMNEGWKDLVRRIKMLGLMYLAYENPLRIEIFGPLTLVKMTEKYGRNLAALIPYIVFKKEWKIIADIVIGKKKRTYRMELSNSSHLFKYIKDEEVEKRFDSSIEERFYNDFKKVIRDWQIIREPEPFVIEKRFYFPDFVLIRGDTRVYVEIMGFWTKEYISSKIEKLKHFNYPILILLNEELSYDNYIPDNFNIIKFKKKVDIGKVYLYLKSFVSQENHDIDLGSLKEDIISIKDLSKKYNTDEKIIREKLANYKDYIIMKNYAIKRSLLEELAKCDFSNRSLTDLINNYGNYILDVLEYLGYKIIWKNISEALVQKVREV comes from the coding sequence ATGTTACCTTCTGAATTAGCTAGATTTAAGATAGAAGGAGAAAAAGTTTTTCCAATATTTGCTACAGATGAAGACACAGAAGTAGCTGAAGAAGTTATAAATACATTTAGAGTTGGTAAAAAAATTATAGATATTCTAGACGATATAAAGTATTTAAGTAAAATATATGATCATAAATTAGTAAAGGGACTTGCTAAAACCTTCTTAAAATATTGTAAAGTTGAGAGCGAAAGTAAAATAGATTATAGAGAGTTACGTAGGCAACTTTTTATTAGAGGCCCAGTTATAAGTGAAGAGGAAAGGGTAAAAGCTATAGAAGAAGTTAAGCAAATGTTTCATTTAGATCCAATAAAGCTAATGTATGGTGATTTAGAGGAGGAAAGGAGAATAATTGAGGTTGCTCAATTATCTCCCACTGACTTGTTAAAAGTATACAATCTTTCTCTACTACAGACTATTATTTTTAATGCATATAAAATGACCGTTATCATGAATGAAGGATGGAAAGATCTCGTGAGAAGAATAAAAATGTTAGGGCTAATGTACTTAGCTTATGAAAATCCACTTAGAATAGAGATTTTTGGACCATTAACTCTAGTTAAAATGACCGAAAAATATGGGAGAAATTTAGCTGCATTAATTCCTTATATAGTATTTAAAAAAGAATGGAAAATTATTGCAGACATAGTTATTGGAAAGAAGAAAAGAACATACAGAATGGAGTTAAGTAATTCCAGTCATCTCTTTAAATACATAAAGGATGAAGAAGTCGAGAAGAGATTTGATAGTAGCATTGAAGAAAGATTCTATAATGATTTCAAGAAGGTTATAAGAGATTGGCAAATTATAAGGGAACCCGAACCTTTTGTTATAGAGAAGAGATTCTATTTTCCTGATTTTGTATTAATTAGAGGTGATACGAGAGTATATGTGGAAATAATGGGATTTTGGACGAAAGAATATATTAGCAGTAAAATAGAAAAACTCAAACATTTTAACTATCCAATTTTAATATTACTAAATGAGGAGCTTTCCTACGATAATTATATTCCAGATAATTTTAATATTATAAAATTTAAGAAAAAAGTTGATATAGGCAAGGTTTATTTATATTTAAAAAGTTTTGTCTCACAAGAGAACCATGACATTGATTTAGGTAGTCTTAAAGAGGATATAATTTCAATTAAAGACCTATCTAAAAAATATAATACTGATGAAAAAATAATAAGAGAGAAATTAGCAAATTATAAAGATTATATTATAATGAAAAATTATGCTATAAAAAGATCTTTATTAGAAGAATTAGCAAAATGTGATTTTTCAAATAGATCATTAACTGATTTAATTAATAATTATGGTAATTATATATTGGACGTGCTAGAATATTTAGGATATAAGATTATATGGAAAAATATTTCTGAAGCATTAGTGCAAAAAGTTAGAGAGGTTTAA
- a CDS encoding DEAD/DEAH box helicase family protein, whose protein sequence is MVQLRYFKGLLLSDLSAPGLVWNEEFKCYVGFASKYRDVLFYFKRSNIKVEDHVLDLLPFPIISDNIKLRKYQEDALYTWFRNRWGIIVLPTGAGKTVIGLKAIALIKLSTLIVVPTIDLLNQWHESIKELLNVEAGRIGGGYDDLKGITVITYDSAYSKLESIGNKFAFVIFDEVHHLPSEGYSIIAQGLAAPYRLGLTATPERSDGRDVLYPSLVGPIVYRVPVSNLVGKYLSNFAIQRIYVNLTKDEEKEYKYYRGILRNFLRKRGMKLTSLSDFNKLVKIAAKDKEAREALLAWHEALKIAVNSRAKIEKLKELLEELNNEKIIIFTRNTSMAYEISKLFLIPAITYKTPKAERLEILEKFKANEYRVIVTSSVLDEGVDVPDASVAIVLGGYGTSRQFMQRLGRILRKKENKIARLIEIVSKGTSDYNLSRRRRQNVTF, encoded by the coding sequence GTGGTACAGTTAAGATATTTTAAGGGATTATTGCTATCTGACCTTTCTGCTCCAGGTTTGGTTTGGAATGAGGAATTTAAATGTTATGTAGGATTTGCTAGTAAGTATAGAGATGTTTTATTTTATTTTAAACGTTCTAATATAAAGGTTGAAGATCACGTATTAGATCTATTACCGTTTCCTATAATATCAGATAATATAAAGTTAAGAAAATATCAAGAGGACGCTCTATATACATGGTTTAGGAATAGATGGGGAATAATAGTATTACCTACCGGTGCAGGAAAGACTGTAATAGGATTAAAAGCAATAGCTCTTATTAAATTATCAACTTTGATAGTAGTACCTACTATAGATCTACTAAATCAGTGGCATGAAAGCATAAAGGAATTACTTAATGTAGAAGCTGGAAGAATAGGTGGAGGATATGATGACCTTAAAGGTATAACTGTTATAACTTATGACTCGGCATATTCTAAGTTAGAAAGTATAGGAAATAAATTTGCTTTTGTTATATTCGACGAAGTTCATCATTTGCCATCTGAAGGTTATTCTATTATAGCTCAAGGCCTAGCAGCACCTTACAGGCTAGGGTTAACTGCTACTCCAGAGAGAAGTGATGGAAGGGACGTTCTATATCCTTCTCTCGTGGGTCCAATAGTGTATAGAGTACCAGTATCTAATTTAGTAGGCAAGTATTTGTCGAATTTTGCCATACAGCGTATTTATGTTAATCTAACCAAAGATGAAGAGAAAGAATATAAATACTATAGAGGGATTTTAAGGAACTTTTTAAGAAAAAGAGGTATGAAATTAACTTCTTTAAGTGATTTTAATAAACTAGTTAAAATTGCAGCTAAGGATAAAGAAGCTAGAGAGGCATTGCTAGCCTGGCATGAAGCTTTAAAAATAGCAGTAAATTCTAGAGCAAAAATAGAAAAACTTAAGGAATTATTAGAAGAATTAAATAATGAGAAAATAATAATATTCACTAGAAATACTTCTATGGCATATGAAATTTCCAAATTATTCTTAATTCCAGCAATAACTTATAAAACTCCTAAAGCAGAGAGGCTAGAAATTTTAGAGAAATTTAAAGCTAATGAATATAGAGTTATAGTTACATCTAGCGTATTAGATGAAGGAGTAGATGTTCCAGATGCTTCAGTAGCAATAGTTTTAGGAGGTTATGGAACTTCAAGACAATTTATGCAAAGATTAGGTAGAATACTTAGGAAAAAAGAGAATAAAATTGCAAGGTTAATAGAGATAGTAAGTAAAGGTACAAGTGACTACAATCTAAGTAGAAGGCGTAGGCAAAATGTTACCTTCTGA
- a CDS encoding zinc-binding dehydrogenase, translated as MKAAVLYKYNEPLVIEDNVEIDSPKSGEVKIKVEATGLCHSDVNVFEGKTPVPPPLIAGHEISGVVEEVGNEVINFKPGDRVVSAFIHPCGKCKNCITGNENLCETFAKNRLNGTMLDGTSRLHFKDGRPLRFFLGGGFAEYAVLPQTALTKVPNELDLRKIAVLGCAGLTAYGAVNSAKIEPGEIVAVIGTGGVGLSVIQMLKAIGAGRIIAVGTRKWKLEKALELGATDVINSKETDIVKTLKEITAGGPDVIIEAGGNQETIKMSLEAVRIGGRVVLIGLPPTTAEIPIRISMIVRNGIRIIGSYGGRPRIDMPRLIELVKLGKYDPSALVTGTFKLEEINEAVKLLEEGEAIRSLIIPR; from the coding sequence ATGAAAGCAGCTGTGCTTTATAAATATAATGAACCTTTAGTAATTGAAGATAATGTAGAAATTGATAGCCCGAAAAGTGGAGAAGTTAAAATAAAAGTCGAAGCTACTGGATTATGCCATTCTGATGTTAACGTATTTGAGGGAAAGACTCCGGTACCTCCCCCTTTAATAGCAGGACATGAGATATCTGGAGTTGTAGAAGAAGTTGGAAACGAGGTCATAAACTTTAAACCAGGTGATAGAGTAGTATCGGCGTTTATTCACCCTTGTGGTAAATGTAAAAACTGCATAACTGGAAATGAAAATTTGTGTGAAACTTTTGCTAAAAATAGACTTAATGGGACGATGTTAGATGGAACTAGTAGATTACACTTTAAAGATGGAAGACCATTGAGATTCTTTCTAGGAGGTGGTTTTGCAGAATATGCAGTATTACCTCAGACGGCATTAACTAAAGTACCAAATGAGCTGGATCTAAGAAAAATTGCAGTATTAGGATGTGCAGGATTAACGGCTTATGGTGCAGTAAATTCTGCAAAGATAGAGCCAGGAGAAATTGTAGCAGTTATAGGAACTGGTGGAGTTGGACTATCTGTAATACAAATGCTGAAGGCAATAGGTGCTGGAAGAATAATAGCAGTGGGTACAAGAAAATGGAAATTAGAAAAAGCCCTAGAATTAGGTGCAACTGATGTAATAAACTCTAAAGAAACAGACATCGTGAAAACCCTTAAGGAAATAACTGCTGGAGGTCCCGACGTAATAATAGAGGCTGGTGGAAATCAAGAAACGATAAAGATGTCTTTAGAGGCTGTGAGAATAGGAGGAAGAGTCGTGCTAATTGGTTTACCACCCACAACAGCAGAAATCCCAATAAGAATTTCCATGATAGTTAGAAACGGGATTAGAATAATAGGTAGTTATGGAGGAAGACCTAGAATAGATATGCCTAGACTAATAGAATTGGTTAAGTTAGGAAAATAC